Proteins encoded in a region of the Flavobacterium sp. MDT1-60 genome:
- a CDS encoding YifB family Mg chelatase-like AAA ATPase codes for MLVKVYGSAVFGVEATTITIEVHMDKGIGLHLVGLPDSAIKESSFRIAAALKNNGLNFPGKKITINMAPADLRKEGSAYDLPLAMGILVGSDQIKAPEIEQYIIMGELSLDGSLQPIRGALPIAIKAKEEGYKGFFLPIQNVKEAAIVAGLDVYGVTNLQEVINFFNGKGDLKPTVIDTRAEFYKTLDFPEFDFSDVRGQESIKRCMEIAAAGGHNIILIGPPGAGKTMLAKRVPSILPPMTLREALETTKIHSVAGKLKEVGLMNQRPFRSPHHTISNVALVGGGSYPQPGEISMAHNGVLFLDELPEFKRDVLEVMRQPLEDREVTISRAKFTVTYPSSFMLVASMNPSPSGFFNDPSMPNTSSPHEMQRYLSKISGPLLDRIDIHIEVTPVPFEKLADDRKAESSVEIRKRVTAAREIQTKRFEEIENIHYNAQMSSKLIREYCALDEQSKELLKTAMERLNLSARAYDRILKVARTIADLDAAPTVISQHIAEAIQYRSLDRDGWLG; via the coding sequence ATGTTAGTAAAAGTTTACGGAAGTGCGGTTTTTGGAGTAGAAGCAACTACCATCACCATCGAGGTTCATATGGACAAAGGTATTGGTTTACACTTAGTTGGTTTGCCGGATAGTGCTATTAAGGAAAGCAGTTTCAGGATTGCAGCTGCTCTTAAAAATAACGGATTAAATTTTCCTGGAAAAAAGATAACCATTAATATGGCACCCGCCGACCTTCGGAAAGAAGGTTCTGCTTATGATTTACCTTTAGCAATGGGAATATTAGTTGGTTCAGATCAGATCAAAGCGCCCGAAATAGAACAATATATTATTATGGGTGAACTTTCTTTAGACGGAAGTTTGCAGCCTATTCGCGGAGCATTGCCGATTGCCATAAAAGCCAAAGAAGAAGGGTATAAAGGCTTTTTTCTTCCGATCCAGAATGTAAAAGAAGCCGCCATTGTTGCTGGTTTGGATGTGTATGGTGTTACCAATTTGCAGGAAGTAATTAACTTTTTTAATGGAAAAGGAGATCTAAAACCTACAGTTATTGATACCAGAGCCGAGTTTTATAAAACCTTAGATTTTCCCGAATTTGATTTTTCTGATGTTCGTGGACAGGAAAGTATTAAACGTTGCATGGAAATAGCAGCGGCCGGAGGTCATAATATTATTTTAATCGGTCCACCGGGAGCAGGAAAAACAATGTTAGCGAAAAGGGTTCCGAGTATTTTACCACCAATGACCTTGCGTGAAGCTCTTGAAACAACTAAAATTCACAGTGTGGCCGGAAAATTAAAAGAAGTTGGTTTAATGAATCAACGGCCGTTTCGTAGTCCGCATCATACTATTTCAAATGTGGCTTTAGTTGGAGGCGGAAGTTATCCGCAACCCGGCGAAATCTCAATGGCGCATAATGGCGTTTTATTTTTAGATGAATTGCCGGAATTCAAACGCGATGTTTTAGAAGTGATGCGTCAGCCGCTTGAAGATCGTGAAGTAACGATTTCACGTGCAAAATTCACGGTTACATATCCATCGTCATTTATGTTAGTGGCGAGTATGAATCCGAGTCCGAGTGGTTTTTTCAACGATCCAAGTATGCCCAATACTTCTTCTCCACACGAAATGCAACGCTATTTGAGCAAAATTTCCGGCCCCTTATTAGACCGAATCGACATTCATATAGAAGTAACACCTGTTCCATTCGAGAAATTGGCCGATGACCGAAAAGCCGAAAGTAGCGTCGAAATCAGAAAACGTGTTACCGCGGCCAGAGAAATTCAAACCAAACGATTCGAAGAAATCGAAAACATACATTATAATGCACAAATGAGCAGCAAATTAATTCGGGAGTATTGCGCATTAGACGAGCAATCAAAAGAATTATTAAAAACCGCCATGGAACGTCTAAACCTCTCCGCAAGAGCGTACGACAGAATCCTGAAAGTAGCTCGAACCATAGCCGACTTAGACGCCGCACCAACAGTAATCTCTCAACACATAGCCGAGGCCATTCAATACAGAAGTTTGGATCGTGATGGCTGGCTAGGGTAG
- a CDS encoding VOC family protein, with protein MKTKKIWANLAVEDLARTTKFYSELGFKPNGTNEELTSFCFGDDNFIIHFFIKERFKWAVNDEASDLKQGNEIIFSLSAESVDEVLQRLLAVKNAGGRIFAEPQNFEKGYFFGFSDPDGHKFNVLYWPK; from the coding sequence ATGAAAACTAAAAAAATATGGGCTAATTTGGCAGTAGAAGACTTAGCACGAACTACCAAATTTTATAGCGAACTGGGTTTTAAACCAAATGGTACAAACGAAGAATTGACCAGTTTTTGTTTTGGAGATGATAATTTTATAATTCATTTTTTTATAAAAGAAAGATTTAAATGGGCGGTGAATGACGAGGCTTCCGATTTAAAGCAGGGCAATGAAATTATATTTTCGCTTTCGGCTGAAAGTGTAGATGAAGTGCTTCAGCGATTATTGGCTGTTAAAAATGCCGGTGGAAGAATTTTTGCTGAACCTCAAAATTTTGAAAAAGGCTATTTCTTTGGATTCTCAGATCCTGATGGTCACAAATTTAATGTGTTGTATTGGCCGAAATAA
- a CDS encoding SRPBCC domain-containing protein, with protein MKSNLLMNFTVDKENSTVNVKREFNAPLADVWSAWTQPEILDQWWAPAPWKARTKSMDFKEGGRRLYAMVGPEGEEHWAIADFTSITPKSNFKYLDAFSDSEGNLNKDFPRSDWNVNFSEQGTSTIVDIAIKHENLSDLEKIIEMGFKEGFTIAMEGLDEIFASRGK; from the coding sequence ATGAAATCTAATCTATTGATGAATTTTACCGTAGACAAAGAAAACAGCACGGTAAACGTAAAACGCGAATTTAACGCTCCACTTGCTGATGTTTGGTCGGCCTGGACACAACCGGAAATATTAGACCAATGGTGGGCGCCGGCTCCGTGGAAAGCCAGAACAAAAAGCATGGATTTCAAGGAAGGCGGAAGAAGACTGTACGCCATGGTTGGCCCTGAGGGCGAAGAGCATTGGGCTATAGCCGATTTTACTTCGATTACGCCTAAATCTAACTTTAAATATCTGGATGCTTTTAGCGACAGCGAGGGAAACTTAAACAAAGATTTTCCGCGTTCTGACTGGAATGTAAATTTCTCTGAACAAGGAACTTCTACCATTGTTGATATTGCGATTAAACATGAAAACCTTTCTGATTTGGAAAAAATCATTGAAATGGGTTTCAAAGAAGGCTTCACTATTGCTATGGAAGGTTTGGATGAAATTTTTGCTTCGAGAGGAAAGTAA
- a CDS encoding helix-turn-helix transcriptional regulator, with protein MNRDIFQAIADPTRRAILVLVATNALTPNAIAEQFNTTRQAVSKHIKILNECELLAEKKVGREIYYQLKIDKMKEIDKWLEQFKEIWESRFSQLDQVLMNLKAKENEI; from the coding sequence ATGAACAGAGACATTTTTCAGGCCATTGCCGATCCGACCCGACGAGCAATTTTAGTATTGGTTGCCACAAACGCTTTGACACCAAATGCCATTGCGGAGCAATTTAATACGACGAGACAAGCCGTTTCTAAACACATTAAAATTCTCAATGAATGCGAATTATTAGCCGAGAAGAAAGTCGGAAGAGAAATCTATTACCAGCTAAAAATTGACAAAATGAAAGAAATTGACAAATGGTTAGAACAGTTTAAGGAAATTTGGGAAAGCCGTTTCAGTCAATTAGATCAAGTATTAATGAATCTTAAAGCTAAAGAAAATGAAATCTAA
- a CDS encoding Gfo/Idh/MocA family protein, with protein MGNNNRINWGIIGLGNIANQFAADLVLIEDANLVAVASRSIEKARDFANQYNCPKAYDSYEALFADDQVDIVYIATPHDSHAELSIKALENGKHVLCEKPMALSYKDAVRMTEASKKYNRFFMEAFWTRFIPSVKEVLEKVNQGIIGDVNYVKADFNFYADEKEGGRLFDKKLGGGALFDIGVYPLFLSYLMLGIPKEIIAKSVYSNNGIDLQTSMILHYEKAQAILHASINSESDMKAVIGGTQGNIQLNAPWFVADGYSIVKNNQEEVCSLPNLGKGYAHEAIECHKCIRNNQIESELWSHQNSLDLSKIVEEIKVQIKLPF; from the coding sequence ATGGGAAATAATAATAGAATAAATTGGGGAATTATTGGCTTGGGAAATATAGCAAATCAATTTGCAGCCGATTTAGTATTGATAGAAGATGCTAATTTAGTTGCAGTGGCTTCACGAAGTATCGAAAAAGCAAGGGATTTTGCAAATCAGTACAATTGTCCAAAAGCATACGATTCCTATGAAGCACTTTTTGCTGATGATCAGGTTGATATTGTTTATATCGCAACACCACACGATTCCCATGCCGAATTGTCTATTAAGGCATTAGAAAATGGCAAACATGTTTTATGCGAAAAGCCAATGGCGCTTTCTTATAAAGATGCGGTTCGTATGACTGAAGCCTCTAAAAAGTACAATAGATTTTTTATGGAAGCTTTCTGGACGCGTTTTATTCCGTCTGTAAAAGAAGTTTTAGAAAAAGTAAATCAGGGAATCATCGGCGACGTAAATTATGTAAAGGCTGATTTTAATTTTTATGCTGATGAAAAAGAAGGAGGAAGGCTTTTCGATAAAAAATTAGGTGGAGGAGCTCTTTTTGATATTGGCGTTTATCCCTTATTTCTCTCCTATTTAATGCTCGGAATTCCAAAAGAAATTATTGCGAAATCGGTTTATAGTAATAACGGAATTGATTTGCAGACTTCTATGATTTTGCATTATGAAAAAGCACAGGCTATTTTACACGCGTCAATAAATTCTGAATCTGATATGAAAGCCGTTATAGGAGGAACCCAAGGAAATATTCAACTGAATGCTCCATGGTTTGTGGCTGATGGATATTCGATTGTAAAAAATAATCAGGAGGAAGTGTGTAGTCTTCCAAATCTGGGCAAGGGATATGCTCATGAAGCGATCGAATGTCATAAATGTATTAGAAATAATCAGATTGAAAGCGAACTTTGGTCACATCAGAATAGTTTGGATTTGAGTAAGATTGTGGAAGAAATTAAGGTTCAGATTAAGTTGCCTTTTTAA
- a CDS encoding GNAT family N-acetyltransferase, producing MTISEENKLDNPVWYSLTENHREFAIDYGNTKFYNPDYCPFGSFTHLENTAIATKEYSALIDNFFIVGEKPEIASTLKIAKELVCLQMIINEKIQLPIESEIVKLTVEHNEILCDLVNLVQPGYFKNKTMMLGDYYGIFKDNQLIAITGERMKMNCFTELSAIITHPDHTGKGYAKQLITHVVNAIFDQNKIPFLHVAEHNIGAVSLYEKLGFSTRRKMSFWNITK from the coding sequence ATGACAATCTCAGAAGAAAATAAATTAGATAATCCGGTTTGGTATTCTTTAACAGAAAACCATCGGGAATTTGCTATTGATTATGGAAATACTAAGTTTTATAATCCGGATTATTGTCCGTTTGGAAGCTTTACCCATTTAGAAAATACGGCCATTGCAACCAAAGAATATTCGGCCTTAATCGATAATTTCTTTATTGTTGGTGAAAAGCCTGAAATAGCTTCTACTTTAAAGATTGCAAAAGAATTGGTTTGTCTTCAAATGATTATTAATGAAAAAATTCAACTTCCAATAGAATCCGAAATCGTCAAATTGACTGTAGAGCATAATGAAATTTTATGTGATTTGGTTAATTTAGTACAGCCTGGTTATTTTAAAAACAAAACTATGATGCTTGGAGATTATTACGGAATTTTTAAAGACAATCAATTAATCGCCATTACTGGTGAGCGTATGAAAATGAATTGTTTTACCGAACTAAGTGCGATAATTACACATCCTGATCATACCGGAAAAGGTTATGCCAAACAACTTATTACTCATGTTGTAAATGCTATTTTTGATCAGAACAAAATTCCATTTTTGCATGTTGCAGAACATAATATCGGTGCTGTCTCCTTATATGAGAAGCTGGGTTTTAGTACAAGACGTAAAATGAGTTTCTGGAATATTACCAAATAA